In the genome of Candidatus Reidiella endopervernicosa, one region contains:
- a CDS encoding DUF4212 domain-containing protein, whose product MSTNENKAAYWQANLRLLMICLTIWFVVSYGFGILLAEPLNAIQIGGYKLGFWFAQQGSIYTFVALIFYYAKKMGDLDRQFDVHED is encoded by the coding sequence ATGAGTACAAACGAGAACAAGGCGGCCTATTGGCAGGCGAATCTTCGCTTGTTGATGATCTGCCTGACCATATGGTTCGTCGTCTCTTATGGCTTCGGAATCTTACTGGCTGAACCACTCAATGCGATTCAGATAGGCGGCTATAAGCTCGGCTTCTGGTTTGCACAGCAGGGTTCTATCTACACCTTCGTTGCTCTCATCTTCTATTACGCGAAGAAGATGGGTGACCTCGATCGTCAATTCGACGTCCACGAAGACTAA
- a CDS encoding DUF294 nucleotidyltransferase-like domain-containing protein → MSTEPLQPTIDFLRRHAPFDQMAPAHLDFLAKHLRLAFFSRGEEVITPDGGAARSLYIIKQGRIQGASQDDSSNEEGWELSPGELFPVGALLARRPVHMVTRAAEDSFCFELDREIFDQLLQKSHSFNDFCTRRLASMLDNALRGVQHSSANRIAGDASLNTPLSALIKREPISCAPETPIREALETMHSAHIGSIIVCNDKQVTGIFTLKDLLGRVTLADRNLNTPISEVMTTAPLTLPASAMAHEAALLMAQRGFGHICVVDHDKLLGMISERDLFSLQRVGLANLSQAISRAESVDVLTALGNDIHHLIDQMLAQGASVNQLTQLIATLNDRVTRRVIRLTLAEGETPKTPFSWLAFGSEGRHEQTLKTDQDNGIIFTPREGQSDDEARQELLPLAAKINAALDRCGFPLCPGNIMASNPECCLSESEWRERFNLWIEQGTPEHLLKATIFFDFRVLFGEAESAEELRGWLLERSARNSRFRHQLAANAQQFRPPLGLFGEFKLSRSNEYAHTLDLKSQGLTPFVDAARLYALANQIGETNTLDRLQHAARLSALSEDDVAAWKEAYDYIQLLRMRGHQKQAQAGNELSNRVDPDTLNELDRRILKEAFRQGRKLQSKITLEYQL, encoded by the coding sequence ATGAGCACCGAGCCACTTCAGCCGACCATCGATTTCCTGCGACGCCATGCGCCGTTCGATCAGATGGCTCCTGCTCATCTCGATTTTCTGGCCAAACACCTGCGCCTCGCCTTCTTCTCCCGTGGCGAGGAGGTAATCACCCCCGATGGCGGCGCGGCCCGTTCGCTCTACATCATCAAACAGGGCCGAATTCAGGGCGCGAGTCAGGACGACTCGAGCAACGAGGAGGGTTGGGAGCTATCTCCGGGTGAGCTCTTCCCGGTTGGTGCCCTGCTCGCACGTCGTCCGGTACACATGGTGACCCGCGCCGCCGAGGATAGCTTCTGCTTCGAGCTTGATCGTGAGATTTTCGATCAGTTGCTGCAGAAGAGCCACTCATTCAATGACTTCTGCACCCGCCGCCTCGCCAGCATGCTCGATAACGCACTTCGCGGCGTGCAGCACAGCTCAGCCAACCGCATCGCCGGTGACGCCTCGCTCAATACTCCGCTCTCCGCCCTGATCAAACGTGAGCCGATCAGCTGCGCCCCGGAGACACCGATTCGTGAGGCGCTGGAGACGATGCACAGCGCCCACATCGGCAGCATCATCGTCTGTAACGATAAACAGGTTACCGGCATCTTCACCCTCAAGGATCTGCTCGGCCGGGTAACGCTCGCCGATCGTAATCTCAATACCCCGATCAGTGAGGTAATGACCACCGCACCACTTACCCTGCCCGCTTCGGCAATGGCGCACGAGGCGGCACTGCTAATGGCACAGCGCGGCTTTGGTCACATCTGCGTGGTCGATCACGACAAGCTGCTCGGCATGATCTCCGAACGCGACCTCTTCTCGCTACAGCGCGTCGGACTGGCCAACCTCTCACAGGCGATCAGTCGTGCTGAGAGTGTCGATGTACTCACCGCACTGGGTAACGACATCCACCACCTGATTGATCAGATGCTGGCTCAGGGCGCCTCGGTCAATCAGCTCACCCAGCTCATCGCCACCTTGAATGATCGGGTCACACGCCGAGTTATCCGCCTGACCTTAGCCGAGGGCGAGACACCTAAAACCCCCTTTAGCTGGCTCGCCTTTGGCAGTGAGGGGCGTCATGAGCAGACCCTCAAGACCGATCAGGATAACGGCATCATCTTCACCCCACGTGAGGGGCAGAGTGATGATGAGGCACGCCAGGAACTGCTGCCGCTCGCTGCCAAGATCAACGCTGCGCTCGACCGCTGCGGTTTCCCGCTCTGTCCCGGCAACATCATGGCGAGCAATCCTGAGTGCTGCCTGAGCGAAAGTGAGTGGCGTGAGCGCTTTAATCTCTGGATCGAACAGGGCACCCCCGAGCACCTACTCAAGGCGACCATCTTCTTCGATTTCCGTGTGCTCTTTGGCGAGGCCGAGAGCGCCGAGGAGCTACGCGGCTGGCTGCTGGAGCGGAGCGCCAGAAACAGTCGTTTCCGCCACCAGCTTGCTGCCAACGCCCAGCAGTTCCGTCCGCCGTTGGGGCTGTTCGGTGAGTTCAAGCTGAGCCGCTCTAACGAGTACGCCCACACCCTCGATCTGAAATCGCAGGGGCTCACACCCTTTGTTGATGCGGCACGTCTCTATGCGCTGGCCAATCAGATCGGTGAGACCAACACCCTCGATCGGCTACAGCACGCCGCACGCCTATCGGCGCTCTCTGAAGACGATGTGGCCGCTTGGAAAGAGGCCTATGACTACATCCAGCTACTGCGCATGCGTGGTCACCAGAAGCAGGCGCAGGCGGGCAATGAACTGAGCAACCGTGTCGATCCCGACACCCTCAACGAACTCGATCGCCGCATCTTGAAAGAGGCGTTCCGTCAGGGGCGCAAGCTGCAATCGAAAATCACGCTGGAGTACCAGCTTTGA
- a CDS encoding rhodanese-like domain-containing protein, with translation MFFNISEIDATELANWSGDEAKNIRIIDVRESMEIAQGTIPGAEAMPMSTLGNRLGEIDQERTTVFICRSGARSGQVVSHLAQHGFENVHNLKGGVIGWSRSGFDFVQIAQTA, from the coding sequence ATGTTTTTTAACATTAGTGAAATAGATGCCACGGAGCTGGCCAACTGGTCAGGTGATGAGGCGAAGAACATTCGCATCATCGATGTACGCGAATCGATGGAGATCGCCCAGGGCACCATCCCCGGCGCAGAGGCGATGCCGATGTCGACCCTGGGTAACCGTCTGGGTGAGATTGATCAGGAACGCACCACCGTCTTCATCTGCCGCAGCGGCGCCCGCTCAGGACAGGTGGTTTCCCACCTGGCACAGCACGGCTTCGAGAACGTCCACAACCTCAAGGGTGGCGTCATCGGCTGGTCACGCAGTGGATTCGACTTCGTGCAGATAGCACAGACCGCGTAA
- a CDS encoding transposase, with protein sequence MTRKRKPYKTYTKEFKLEAVRLMDESDRPATDIAMELGIRRNQLYKWKEQLSNKGNKAFEGPGRPKKQDQSEVTTLRQENERLKEELEILKKAAAYFARDLK encoded by the coding sequence ATGACTAGAAAACGCAAGCCATATAAGACCTACACCAAAGAGTTCAAATTAGAAGCGGTTCGCCTGATGGATGAGTCTGATAGACCAGCCACTGATATCGCTATGGAGCTTGGTATTCGGCGTAATCAACTCTACAAATGGAAAGAGCAGTTATCCAACAAAGGAAACAAAGCCTTTGAAGGTCCGGGAAGGCCAAAGAAGCAGGATCAAAGCGAAGTCACCACCCTTCGCCAAGAGAATGAACGGCTGAAAGAGGAGCTTGAAATCCTAAAAAAAGCCGCCGCGTACTTTGCGAGGGATCTCAAGTGA